One Brassica napus cultivar Da-Ae chromosome C4, Da-Ae, whole genome shotgun sequence genomic region harbors:
- the LOC111215576 gene encoding CBL-interacting serine/threonine-protein kinase 13 isoform X1 gives MAPVPSPQVLLPRLLGKVITKDAKKETSTPESPKSPKTPQGSILMDKYELGKLLGHGSFAKVYLARNINTGENVAIKVIDKEKIVKSGLAGHIKREISILRRVRHPYIVHLLEVMATKTKIYIVMEYVRGGDLYTKVSKGRLREGVARRYFQQLISSVSFCHGRGVYHRDLKLENLLLDDEGSLKVSDFGLSVVSEQLKQDGICQTFCGTPAYLAPEVFTRKGYDAAKADVWSCGVILFVLMAGYLPFDDKNVMFMYKKIFKGQFKCPHWFSPELTRLMGRILDTNPDTRITISEIMKHRWFKKGFKDVKFYIENDKLCREDDDDDEYDSLSSGRSSTASEGDAEFVIKRVGSMPRPASLNAFDIISFSSGFDLSGLFEEGGQGARFVSAAPVTKIISKLEEIANVAKFTVRKKDWSVRLEGSREGAKGPLTIKVEIFELTPSLVVVEVKKKGGFIEEYEEFCSKELRPQLEKMMHYQADEVEVAMCLVPC, from the coding sequence ATGGCTCCAGTCCCATCTCCGCAAGTGCTACTCCCCCGTCTTCTCGGTAAAGTCATTACTAAAGACGCGAAGAAAGAGACCAGTACTCCAGAGAGCCCTAAGAGTCCAAAAACCCCACAAGGCTCTATCCTCATGGACAAGTACGAGTTAGGAAAGCTTCTTGGCCACGGAAGCTTCGCTAAAGTCTATCTCGCCCGGAACATTAACACCGGCGAGAACGTCGCCATCAAAGTCATCGACAAAGAAAAGATCGTCAAAAGCGGTTTAGCCGGCCACATAAAACGTGAGATATCCATCCTCCGCCGCGTCCGCCACCCTTACATCGTCCACCTCCTCGAGGTCATGGCTACAAAGACCAAGATCTACATCGTCATGGAGTACGTACGAGGCGGAGACCTTTACACAAAGGTCTCCAAAGGGCGGCTCCGCGAAGGAGTCGCCCGTAGATATTTCCAACAGCTGATCTCCTCGGTTTCCTTCTGCCACGGCCGCGGCGTTTACCACCGCGACCTGAAGCTCGAGAATCTTCTTTTAGACGACGAAGGGAGCCTTAAGGTATCTGACTTCGGTCTCAGCGTCGTCTCCGAGCAGCTCAAGCAAGACGGGATCTGCCAGACGTTTTGCGGGACGCCTGCTTATCTGGCGCCTGAGGTTTTCACGAGGAAAGGCTACGACGCGGCTAAAGCCGATGTGTGGTCTTGCGGAGTGATCTTGTTTGTGTTGATGGCTGGTTACCTTCCTTTTGATGATAAGAACGTTATGTTTATGTACAAGAAGATATTCAAAGGACAGTTTAAATGTCCTCATTGGTTTTCACCTGAGCTTACGAGGCTTATGGGGAGGATCTTGGACACGAATCCGGATACAAGAATCACGATATCGGAGATCATGAAGCATAGATGGTTCAAGAAAGGGTTTAAAGATGTTAAATTCTATATCGAAAACGATAAGTTATGTagagaggatgatgatgatgatgaatatgATTCGTTGTCATCAGGGAGATCATCTACTGCCTCAGAGGGAGATGCAGAGTTTGTGATTAAACGAGTTGGTTCAATGCCGAGACCCGCCAGTCTAAACGCATTTGACATCATATCATTCTCTTCGGGATTCGATCTTTCTGGCTTGTTTGAAGAAGGAGGACAAGGAGCGAGGTTTGTATCCGCTGCTCCCGTGACAAAGATTATATCAAAGTTGGAAGAGATTGCGAATGTGGCGAAATTTACCGTGAGGAAGAAGGATTGGAGCGTGAGGCTAGAAGGTAGTAGAGAAGGTGCTAAAGGACCGCTGACTATTAAGGTTGAGATATTCGAGTTGACACCGTCTCTTGTGGTGGTtgaagtgaagaagaaaggagggTTTATAGAAGAGTATGAAGAGTTTTGCAGCAAGGAGCTTAGACCACAGCTAGAGAAAATGATGCATTACCAAGCAGATGAAGTTGAAGTAGCAATGTGTTTGGTCCCATGTTAA
- the BNACNNG41430D gene encoding uncharacterized protein BNACNNG41430D, protein MAESKLNFEAPLLSTREMKKEAVSVRKNMAKKLTHDDSKTSESPSLPVLGLDHVPESASVVFKSSLEKAIEEESEDDDVFSDALDTLSLKQSVSGSIEATKPPMASQDPDQSRDFMLNRFLPAAKSMTMDQQQPQYAMKRQPSPFMSEPVRQIRDILPAATPKRYEYNTTPSYYHGLDDDTSDEDEDEASEYLSRRGCGMSPQLCLGMLSSVHGLKEKPYSLRTSSHDHVKSSKVSQLKSRFQSVKKLALDKLGSRAQSPVHPSVDTNLRTASVPSSPYRQTGCLSPYRSVGNSSPLHSAGFPGTRKEAEIMRANRLNKHIKNPKKSQDLLYPKSTRLDSSTSSVLEKTLHVDTDKTPKTTNVKILPETTSEEPEMAGKKPKAVDSLSISSGIKKMKADNLDKNNCDRSPLALPTPKKPSESWLLRNLPSVSSKISSRRYLFHPQKKDLKENSTSVTKWETIVKTSCIHRDHIRYSEELVARSSCQSTT, encoded by the exons ATGGCAGAAAGCAAACTTAACTTTGAGGCACCTCTTCTTTCAACAAGGGAGATGAAGAAAGAAGCAGTCTCTGTGCGCAAAAACATGGCTAAGAAACTTACTCATGATGACTCCAAGACAAGTGAATCTCCTTCTCTTCCTGTTCTTGGCTTGGATCATGTTCCTGAATCTGCTTCTGTTGTTTTCAAAAGTTCCTTGGAGAAAGCAattgaagaagaaagtgaagatGATGATGTCTTCTCTGATGCCCTTGACACATTATCTCTAAAGCAAAGCGTAAGTGGTAGTATTGAAGCAACGAAACCGCCAATGGCCTCTCAGGATCCTGATCAATCTCGGGATTTCATGTTGAACCGTTTCTTACCTGCCGCAAAATCCATGACCATGGATCAACAACAACCTCAATATGCTATGAAGCGACAACCATCTCCCTTCATGTCTGAACCAGTGAGGCAAATTAGAGATATACTACCAGCTGCAACTCCTAAGAGGTATGAGTATAACACCACTCCATCATATTATCATGGCCTAGACGACGATACAagcgatgaagatgaagatgaagcatCTGAGTATCTATCTAGGAGAGGCTGTGGGATGTCCCCACAACTGTGCCTTGGTATGTTGAGCTCAGTGCATGGTCTCAAAGAGAAACCTTACTCCCTAAGAACCTCAAGCCATGATCATGTGAAGTCAAGCAAGGTCTCTCAACTCAAATCTCGGTTTCAATCTGTTAAAAAG cTGGCTCTTGATAAGTTGGGAAGCAGAGCTCAATCTCCAGTACATCCAAGTGTTGATACAAATCTGCGAACCGCAAGTGTGCCATCATCTCCTTACAGACAAACTGGCTGTTTGTCACCGTACCGCAGTGTAGGAAACTCTTCCCCTCTGCACTCTGCTGGCTTCCCCGGGACTCGTAAGGAAGCAGAGATCATGAGAGCTAACAGGTTGAACAAGCATATCAAAAACCCAAAGAAGTCTCAGGACTTACTCTATCCAAAGAGTACAAGACTTGACTCTTCTACAAGCTCTGTCCTGGAAAAGACTTTACATGTTGACACAGATAAGACTCCAAAGACCACCAATGTCAAGATCTTGCCAGAAACAACTTCAGAGGAACCAGAAATGGCGGGAAAGAAACCGAAAGCCGTGGACTCTTTATCTATTAGCAgtggaatcaagaagatgaagGCAGATAACTTGGACAAGAACAACTGTGATAGGTCTCCACTTGCTCTCCCCACACCTAAAAAGCCTTCTGAGTCTTGGCTTTTACGTAATCTACCTTCAGTAAGCTCAAAGATATCTTCACGGAGGTACCTGTTTCATCCCCAAAAGAAGGATCTCAAAGAAAACTCCACAAGTGTGACCAAGTGGGAAACTATAGTCAAGACTTCTTGTATCCACAGAGATCATATACGTTATTCTGAA GAACTTGTTGCTCGTTCATCTTGTCAATCCACAACATAA
- the LOC106451210 gene encoding uncharacterized protein At2g34160 isoform X1 — translation MEEITDGVNNMNLAVDSQKKNRIQVSNTKKPLFFYVNLAKRYMQEHNDVELSALGMAIATVVTIAEILKNNGFAVEKKIMTSTVDIKDGSRGRPVQKPKIEITLGKSEKFDELMAAANEEKEAAEAQVQS, via the exons ATGGAAGAGATTACAGACGGAGTGAACAACATGAACTTGGCCGTTGATTCCCAGAAGAAGAACCGGATTCAAGTTTCCAACACCAAGAAACCATTGTTCTTCTACGTCAACCTCGCCAAG AGGTATATGCAAGAGCACAATGATGTCGAATTGTCTGCCCTTGGGATGG CCATTGCAACCGTTGTTACCATTGCTGAAATACTCAAGAACAATGGTTTTGCTGTTGAAAAGA AGATCATGACTTCAACTGTTGATATTAAGGATGGCTCAAGGGGACGTCCTGTGCAGAAACCTAAG ATTGAAATTACGCTTGGCAAGTCAGAGAAGTTTGATGAGCTAATGGCTGCAGCcaatgaagaaaaagaagctGCAGAAGCTCAGGTGCAGAGCTGA
- the LOC106451210 gene encoding uncharacterized protein At2g34160 isoform X2: MEEITDGVNNMNLAVDSQKKNRIQVSNTKKPLFFYVNLAKRYMQEHNDVELSALGMEIMTSTVDIKDGSRGRPVQKPKIEITLGKSEKFDELMAAANEEKEAAEAQVQS; the protein is encoded by the exons ATGGAAGAGATTACAGACGGAGTGAACAACATGAACTTGGCCGTTGATTCCCAGAAGAAGAACCGGATTCAAGTTTCCAACACCAAGAAACCATTGTTCTTCTACGTCAACCTCGCCAAG AGGTATATGCAAGAGCACAATGATGTCGAATTGTCTGCCCTTGGGATGG AGATCATGACTTCAACTGTTGATATTAAGGATGGCTCAAGGGGACGTCCTGTGCAGAAACCTAAG ATTGAAATTACGCTTGGCAAGTCAGAGAAGTTTGATGAGCTAATGGCTGCAGCcaatgaagaaaaagaagctGCAGAAGCTCAGGTGCAGAGCTGA
- the LOC106451206 gene encoding protein SCAR1, producing the protein MSLVRVEVRNVYGLGKTELHRDVDREDPKAVLDGVAVSGLVGILRQLGDLTEFATEIFHGIQEEVVLTASRSNKLKMRLKQIEDTVPSIQKAVLAQTNHIEFAYTGGLEWHPRIPNVQDYFVYDDLPQFIMVPYDDCRDPPRLHLLDKFDINGPGSCLKRYTDPTHFKRSSRASKLPVNKKKKSLPRSRDVSRVVSMANQSDRKMLTSLSFSGRTSSSKTASTVEIESKSDWQDHRSCSFDSRSGGEKLKGVFTPSRFTPGPRTIASVLSETESEDANDDSPSQDLTARGSSCVSWHEKAEIVEADTLKLETDEAPEVMETNAEPESGLKEHREVETVQDITPRGVEMDSEDETESEEDDFVDALYTIDSESDNDQEVQKKISNEITEEEFDNYVCEQDTENVSNSFGLEDEAMCAAASDLHLSSPASKPDEMIHQDPWEALDISNGTTHSYSNGFSNPLYDTNGVQEHQESEDESSCDNGEGTKLWTNGNLLGLKPSKPEIVEETIQETDAEALQRQPLREAHKADFDWFTSSPQLDHMKISFTPSETLPSSELKLKLPDEYTFTSFQLVPETGGGTSLPDSDSDKDTFCRSSSYVSDNSDIHSVSISEQQSEVESGERNSQQELYDSFHRAPSLSAPSSQFETSNGYLAGKISYLQNPADPLPPPLPPLQWMVSKVPSESFEDNNKKSFKDTLTRALEQQRSSLSTVKKEESNNVIAYDLKPENNKLSFKETLTRALEQRSYLSTVKKEEPNNIITYDPKPDNNKQSFKDTLTRALEQRSSLSTVKKEESNSVIGYDTKPENNVRDYKQGHVNAKETQAGDFLHQIRTKQFTLRRVVTTKASSSEATMSANFSVILEKASSIRQAVASDDGDGESDSWSDSDM; encoded by the exons ATGTCGCTTGTTAGGGTCGAAGTGAGAAACGTTTACGGTTTAGGTAAAACAGAGCTTCACAGAGACGTCGACCGTGAAGACCCTAAAGCAGTTCTCGATGGCGTCGCCGTTTCTGGACTCGTTGGGATCTTGCGTCAACTCGGTGATCTTACCGA GTTTGCAACAGAGATCTTCCATGGGATACAAGAAGAAGTTGTTCTTACAGCTTCAAGAAGCAATAAACTAAAGATGAGACTGAAGCAGATAGAAGATACTGTTCCTTCAATCCAGAAGGCAGTGCTTGCACAAACAAACCACATAGAATTTGCTTACACTGGAG GTCTTGAGTGGCATCCTCGTATACCAAATGTGCAAGATTACTTTGTTTACGACGACTTGCCACAGTTTATCATGGTTCCATATGATGATTGCCGTGACCCTCCACGGTTGCACTTGCTAGACAA GTTTGATATAAATGGTCCAGGGTCTTGTCTCAAACGATACACTGATCCTACTCATTTCAAAAGATCATCAAGAGCTTCTAAACTTCCAGTGAATAAG aagaagaaatctctGCCTAGGAGCCGAGATGTATCTCGTGTTGTCTCAATGGCTAACCAAAGTGACAG GAAGATGTTGACTTCTTTAAGCTTCAGTGGAAGAACCTCTTCCTCTAAAACTGCATCAACTGTGGAAATTGAGTCCAAATCTGACTGGCAAGATCATCGTTCTTGCTCTTTTGATTCGAGAAGTGGTGGAGAGAAACTGAAAGGTGTATTTACACCTTCAAGGTTTACACCAGGTCCCAGGACCATTGCTTCAGTTCTGTCTGAAACTGAAAGCGAAGATGCAAATGATGATAGTCCTTCTCAAGACCTAACAGCTCGTGGCTCTTCTTGCGTTAGTTGGCATGAGAAAGCTGAGATAGTGGAAGCTGATACTCTAAAACTTGAAACAGATGAAGCTCCTGAAGTAATGGAGACTAATGCTGAACCAGAATCAGGACTTAAAGAACATAGAGAGGTTGAAACTGTCCAAGATATCACACCAAGGGGAGTGGAAATGGACAGTGAAGATGAGACTGAAAGCGAAGAGGATGACTTTGTTGATGCGCTTTACACCATTGATTCGGAATCTGACAATGATCAAGAGGTTCAGAAGAAGATCTCCAATGAGATTACAGAAGAAGAGTTTGATAACTATGTGTGTGAGCAAGACACAGAGAATGTTTCTAACAGCTTTGGTCTAGAAGATGAGGCAATGTGTGCTGCTGCATCAGATCTACATTTATCATCACCTGCGAGTAAACCTGATGAGATGATTCATCAAGATCCATGGGAGGCTTTAGATATAAGCAATGGTACTACTCATAGCTACTCCAATGGCTTCTCAAATCCTTTGTATGATACTAATGGTGTCCAAGAACATCAAGAATCAGAAGATGAGAGTTCTTGTGACAACGGAGAAGGGACTAAGTTATGGACTAATGGAAATCTTTTGGGACTTAAGCCGTCGAAGCCGGAGATTGTAGAGGAAACCATCCAAGAGACTGATGCTGAAGCCTTGCAAAGGCAGCCCTTGAGAGAAGCTCACAAGGCTGATTTTGACTGGTTTACTTCATCTCCTCAACTTGATCACATGAAAATATCTTTCACTCCCTCAGAAACCTTGCCGAGTTCCGAACTGAAGCTGAAACTCCCAGATGAATACACGTTTACTTCGTTTCAGTTGGTACCAGAGACTGGTGGTGGTACTTCACTTCCTGATTCTGATTCAGACAAGGACACTTTCTGTAGATCATCTTCTTACGTTTCAGATAACAGTGACATTCACTCTGTCTCAATCTCTGAGCAGCAGTCGGAAGTAGAGTCAGGTGAAAGAAATAGCCAACAAGAGCTTTATGATTCTTTCCACAGAGCTCCTTCTCTCTCAGCTCCATCTTCACAGTTTGAAACATCAAATGGTTACTTAGCTGGAAAGATCTCTTACCTCCAGAATCCAGCTGACCCTTTACCGCCACCTCTCCCTCCGTTGCAGTGGATGGTTTCAAAGGTACCATCGGAGAGTTTCGAGGATAACAACAAGAAGTCTTTTAAAGACACTCTCACCCGCGCATTGGAGCAGCAGAGAAGTTCTTTATCTACAGTCAAGAAAGAAGAATCAAACAATGTCATTGCTTATGATCTTAAGCCAGAGAACAACAAGCTGTCTTTTAAGGAGACTCTCACACGCGCATTGGAGCAGAGAAGTTATTTATCTACGGTCAAGAAAGAAGAACCAAACAATATCATTACTTATGATCCTAAACCAGATAACAACAAGCAGTCTTTTAAGGACACTCTCACACGCGCATTGGAGCAGAGAAGTTCTTTATCTACAGTCAAGAAAGAAGAATCAAACAGTGTCATTGGCTATGATACTAAACCAGAGAACAATGTGAGGGATTATAAGCAAGGTCATGTCAACGCAAAAGAGACGCAAGCTGGAGACTTCTTGCATCAAATCCGAACAAAA CAATTTACCTTGAGACGTGTGGTAACTACAAAGGCATCATCATCGGAAGCTACGATGAGTGCCAACTTCAGTGTGATTCTAGAGAAGGCAAGCTCCATCCGACAG GCTGTTGCAAGCGACGATGGAGATGGTGAAAGCGATTCATGGAGCGATAGCGACATGTGA
- the LOC106451207 gene encoding calcineurin subunit B: MGNTSSMLTQYDIEEVQSHCQDLFEQQEILSLYQRFCQLDRNAKGFISSDEFLSVPEFAMNPLSLRLLKMVDGLNFKDFVAFLSAFSAKASLKQKVKLIFQVYDSDCNGKVSFKDIIEVLRDLSGSFMSDEQREQVLSQVLNEAGYTNDSFLTLEDFIKVFGSCKPEMDVEIPVD; encoded by the exons ATGGGGAACACTTCCTCCATGCTGACTCAATACGACATCGAAGAAGTCCAAAGCCATTGCCAGGATCTAT TTGAGCAGCAGGAAATACTATCTCTGTATCAAAGGTTTTGCCAGTTGGATCGCAACGCAAAGGGGTTTATATCTTCTGATGAGTTTCTCTCTGTCCCTGAGTTCGCCATGAATCCACTCTCTCTGAGGCTGCTTAAGATGGTTGATGGTTTGAACTTTAAGGACTTTGTGGCCTTCTTGTCTGCTTTCAGTGCCAAGGCTAGTCTTAAGCAAAAGGTTAAGC TGATTTTTCAAGTCTATGATTCTGACTGCAACGGAAAGGTCTCCTTTAAAGATATCATTGAAGTGTTGCGGGACTTATCGGGGTCATTCATGTCCGATGAGCAAAGAGAG CAAGTACTGAGCCAGGTTCTGAACGAAGCAGGGTACACGAATGACTCTTTCTTAACACTAGAGGATTTCATAaag GTCTTTGGGAGTTGTAAACCGGAGATGGATGTTGAAATTCCTGTGGACTAA